The genomic DNA TAATTCTCAACGAAATTCGCCGATTTCCAGGTTTGGAAATCGGCGCTAAGTCGTTGATTCCATTACAAAAAATAGCACCAACGGCCAGTTGCGTCTGAAGTGTTTCCTGCTACAGTGCAAAAAAGTGCAGTTAAGTGGGAAAAAGTGCGGGTGGTGCCTCTTTCGGGTGCTGCGGCATTCCCAATACAGGGGTTCTGGTCGTGTTTCAAGGCGCTTCATCGCTCAGTCTGGATGCCAAGGGGCGGCTCTCCGTGCCGACCCGGCATCGCGACGTCCTGAGCGCCACGGCGGGCGGCCAGCTCACGATCACCAAGCATCCGCACGGCTGCCTCATGGTGTTCCCGCGTCCCGAGTGGGAGAAATTCAGGGAGCGCATCGCCGCGCTGCCGATGTCGGCACAGTGGTGGAAGCGCGTCTTCCTCGGCAACGCCATGGACGTGGAGATGGACGGCACCGGACGCATCCTGGTGTCGCCCGAACTGCGTGCCGCCACGGGCATCGTGCGCGACACGCTGCTCCTGGGCATGGGCAACCACTTCGAGCTCTGGGACAAGGCGACCTACGAGGCCAAGGAGGCCGAGGCCACCCAGGGCGAGATGCCGGATGTGTTTCAGGACTTCGCGTTCTGAGGACCGACGTGAACACTCCATGGACCCATACGACCGTGATGCTGAACGAAGCGGTGGAAGCCCTTCTTTCCGGCAGCACGGCAGCCACCGGCACCTACGTGGATGCGACCTTCGGGCGTGGAGGGCATGCGCGCGCGATCCTCGCGCGGCTGGCGCCGGAAGGCAGGCTGATCGCATTCGACAAGGATGCGGAAGCGGTGGCCGAAGCAGCGCGCATCTCGGATGCGCGTTTTTCCATCCGGCACCAGGGATTCCGTTCGCTGGGCGAATTGCCCGATGCCAGCGTGGCGGGCGTGCTGATGGACCTGGGCGTGAGTTCGCCGCAAATCGACAACCCGGTGCGCGGTTTCAGTTTTCGTTTCGACGGTCCGCTCGACATGCGCATGGACACCACGCGCGGCGAGAGCGTGGCCGATTGGCTGGCAACGGCCGAACTTCAGCAGATTGCAGAGGTGATCCGTGACTATGGCGAAGAACGGTTTGCTGTTCAGATTGCAAAGGCGATTGTTGCTCGCAGACAAGAACGGGGCGCAATTTCAACCACCACCGAACTGGCCGAGCTCGTGGCTGGCGCGGTCAAAACCCGCGAGCCGGGCCAGAACCCTGCAACGCGCACATTTCAGGCTTTTCGGATTTTCATCAACGCCGAGCTTGAAGAGCTGCAACAGGCGCTAGAGGCAAGTCTTTCCGTGCTGCAACCCGGAGGCCGGCTCGCGGTGATCAGCTTCCATTCGCTGGAAGACCGCATCGTGAAGCAGTTCATCGCCAGGCACTCGAAGGAGGTGTACGACCGCCGCGCGCCGTTCGCCGCCCCCAAGGCCATGAAGCTGCGCGCGCTCGAGCGCATCAAGCCCTCGGCCGAAGAGGTGAGCGGCAACCCGCGCTCGCGCAGCGCGATCCTGCGCGTGGCCGAGCGCACCGCCGAGTCTGTCTGACATGGCCCGCCTCAACCTGCTCCTGCTGCTCGCGGTGGTCGCCTCCGCGCTCTACCTCGTGCACACGCAGTACCTGTCGCGCCAGCTCTACACCGAGCTCGACCGCACCCAGCAGGAAGCCCGCCGGCTCGAGCTCGACCACGACCGGCTGCAGGTGGAAAAGCGCGCGCAGGCTACGCCATTGCGCGTGGAGAAGCTGGCCAAGGAGCAGCTGCAGATGCGCACCACCACGCCGGCCATCACGCAGTACGTGCGGCCCGACGGCACGGTGATCCCGGCCGTGGTGGCGCCGCCGCCGGCGCCGCCTGCGACGCCAGCGGCCAAACCCGTCGCGAGGACCCAGCGATGAGCGCCGCGCCGGGCCGTCCCAAGCAAGCTCGCTCCCGCTCGGCGGGAAGGCGCGCAGCGCCAAGGGTGCACCAATGAGCCGTCGCAGCGTCCGCTACACCACCAGTCCCTTGCTCGCGAGCAAGACGCCTGTCTGGCGCAGCAAGTTCATCGTCGCCGGCATCGCCTTCGGCTTCGTGGTGCTCGCGGGCCGGGCCGCCTACGTGCAGGTGTTCAACAACAGCTTCTTCCAGCGGCAGGGCGAAGTGCGCTTTGCGCGCACGCTCGAGCTGCCGGCCAACCGCGGGCGCATCCTCGACCGCAACGGCCTGATCCTGGCGTCCAGCGTGGTGGCGCCGAGCATCTGGGCCATTCCGGAAGACATCGAGCGCGACGACCCCGAGGTGCGGGCCAAGCTCAAGCAGGTGGCCAAGCTGCTCGAGATGCCGCAGAAGGACTTCGACAAGAAGCTCGAGGACGAGGACAAGACCTTCGTCTGGATCAAGCGCCAGGTCGACGAGCCGATCGCCAAGCAGATTGCTGCGCTCAACCTCAAGGGCATCTACCAGCGCAAGGAATACAAGCGCCAGTACCCCGAGGGCGAGGCCGCGGCGCACGTGGTGGGCTTCACCAACGTCGAGGACAACGGACAGGAAGGCATCGAGCTCTCTTTCAACAAGGAGCTGGCCGGCAAGGCCGGCTCGCGCCGCGTCATCAAGGACCGCCTGGGCCGCGTGGTCGAGGGCGTGGGCGAGCAGGTGCCGCCGGTCGACGGCAAGGACATCCAGCTCAGCGTCGACAGCAAGGTGCAGTTCTTCGCCTACCAGAAGCTGCGCGACGCGGTGACGGCGCGCAAGGCCAAGGCCGGCAGCGTGGTGGTGCTGGATGCGGTCACCGGCGAGGTGCTGGCGCTGGCCAACTATCCGAGCTACGTGCCCGACAAGCGGCAGAACCTCACGGGCGAGCAGCTGCGCAACCGCGCGCTTACCGACACCTTCGAGCCCGGCTCGACCATGAAGCCGATCACCGTGGCCATGGCGCTGGAGGCCGGCCGCGTGAAGCCCTCCACGCTGATCGAGACCTCGCCCGGCCGCTTCCAGCTGGGCGGCTTCACCATCAGCGACACGCACAACTACGGCACGCTCACGGTCGAGGGCGTGATCCAGAAGTCGAGCAACGTGGGTGCGCTCAAGATCGCCCAGAAGATGACCCCGCACGAGATGTGGGACACCTACACGGCGCTCGGCTACGGCCAGAAGCCGCAGATCCAGTTCCCCGGCGCGGTCACGGGGCGCCTGCGCCCGTGGAAGACCTGGAAGCCGGTCGAGCAGGCCACCATGGCCTATGGCTACGGCCTGTCGGCGTCGCTGTTCCAGATGGCGCATTCGTACACCGCCTTCGCGCACGACGGGGCCATCATTCCGGTCACCATCCTCAAGAGCACCGAGTCGCCCGTGGGCGTGCGGGTGTTCTCGCCGTCGAACGCGCTGGCCGTGCGCAAGATGCTGCAGATGGCGGCCGGCCCGGGCGGCACTGGCACGCGCGCGCAGACCATCGGCTACTCGGTCGGCGGCAAGTCGGGCACCGCCCACAAGCAGGTTGGCAAAGGTTACGCGAGCAACAAATATCGCGCCTGGTTCACCGGCATGGCACCGATCGAAAAGCCGCGCATCATCGTCGGCGTGATGATCGACGAGCCGAGCGATGGCCAGTATTTCGGCGGCGTGGCCGCCGCGCCCGTTTTCAGCGAGGTCGTGCAGCAGACCCTGCGCATGATGAACGTTCCGCCCGACCTCGCGGTCAAACCGCTGGTGGTGACGCAAGGCGTCGACGAGAGCTTCTGAGCATGCTGACACTCACTTCCCCCTCGCTCGCCGCGCTCTGGCTCAAGGAGCGCGTGCAGGGCGCGCTGCATGCGGACAGCCGGCCGGTGGGCGCGGGCGACGGCTTCATCGCCTGGCCCGGCGCGGCCACCGACGGGCGCAGGCACGTGGCTTCGGCACTGGCGCAGGGCGCTGCGGCCTGCCTGGTCGAGCACCAGGGCGTGGAGGCCTTCGGCTTCGATGGCGACGAGCGCATTGCAAGCTACCCGGGGCTCAAGGCCGCCACCGGTCCGATCGCATCGGCCTTCTACGACGACCCCTCGGCCGCGCTCGAAGTGCTGGCCGTGACCGGCACCAATGGCAAGACCTCCACCGCATGGTGGCTCGCCGAATCGCTCTCCGCGCTGGCCGTGCCCGGCGGCGTTCGCGCGCCGCGGCTCGACGGCAGCGCCGAGCGCGGCGTGCCTTCTCCCTGCGCGGTGATGGGCACGCTGGGCATCGGCGTGCCGCCGGAGCTCGTCTACACAGGCCTCACCACGCCCGACCCGGTGATGATGCAGCGCGAACTGCGCGCGCTGGTGGAGCGCGGCTTCGGCGCCTGCGCCATCGAAGCCTCGTCGATCGGCATCGCCGAACGCCGGCTCGACGGCGCGCGCATCGCGGTGGCGGTGTTCACCAACTTCACGCAGGACCATCTCGACTACCACGGCAGCATGGAGGCCTACTGGCAGGCCAAGGCCGAGCTGTTCCGCTGGCCCGGCCTGCGCGCCGCGGTGATCAACATCGACGACGTGCACGGCGCCAGCCTGTGCGCGAACCTGCTCGAGGCCGGCATCGGCGCGCTCGACGTCTGGACCGTCTCGGCCGCCGGCGCGCCGGCGCGGCTCATGGCGCGCGACGTCGGCTACGACGCGCAGGGCCTGCGGTTCTCGGTGGCCGAGCACGACAACGACGCCGTGGAGCGCATGTCGACCGGCCTGATCGGCCAGTACAACGTGGCCAACCTGCTGGGCGTGCTCGGCACGCTGCGGGCGCTGGGGCTGTCGCTCGCGCAGGCCGTGACGGCCTGCGCCGGGCTCACCAGCGTGCCGGGCCGCATGGAGCGCGTGGGCGCGGCTGCCAATGCGCCGCTGGCCGTGGTCGACTATGCCCACACGCCCGACGCGCTCGACAAGGCACTGGCCGGCCTGCGCCCGCTCGCGCAGCAGCGCGGCGGCGCGCTCTGGTGCGTGTTCGGCTGCGGCGGCGACCGCGACCCGATCAAGCGCCCGATGATGGCGGCCGTGGCCGAGCGCCAGGCCGACCGCGTGATCGTGACCAGCGACAACCCGCGCAGCGAGAACCCCGACGCGATCATCAGCCAGGTGCTGCTCGGCCTCGCGCGCCCCGAAGCGGCCCAGGTGCAGCCTGACCGCGCGGCCGCCATCGCCGACGCCATTGCGCAGGCCGCACCGCAGGACGTGGTGCTGCTCGCCGGCAAGGGCCATGAAGCCTGGCAGGAAATCGCCGGCCAGCGCATTCCGTTCTCGGACCGCATCCATGCGCTCGATGCACTCACCCGGCGAGGTGCCGCATGAGCCATTCGCCGATGATGTTCACGCTGGCCCAGGCGCAGCAATGGATTCCGGGCGCACGCCTGGTGGGCGACCCGGCAACCACCATTGCCCGCGTCCATACCGACACCCGCACGCTCGCCGAGGGCGACTTGTTCGTGGCGCTCAAGGGCGAACGCTTCGACGCCAACGAATTCCTGGCCGATGCCAAGGCGCGTGGCGCCGTCGCCGCCGTTGCGCACGGCGGCCTCGAGGCGGCCGGCCTGGCCGGCCTCGAGGTGCCCGATTCGCTGGCCGCGCTCGGCGCGCTCGGCGCCGGCTGGCGCGCGCAGTTCGATCTGCCGCTGATCGCCGTGACGGGCAGCAACGGCAAGACGACCGTCACGCAGATG from Variovorax sp. V93 includes the following:
- the mraZ gene encoding division/cell wall cluster transcriptional repressor MraZ — its product is MFQGASSLSLDAKGRLSVPTRHRDVLSATAGGQLTITKHPHGCLMVFPRPEWEKFRERIAALPMSAQWWKRVFLGNAMDVEMDGTGRILVSPELRAATGIVRDTLLLGMGNHFELWDKATYEAKEAEATQGEMPDVFQDFAF
- the rsmH gene encoding 16S rRNA (cytosine(1402)-N(4))-methyltransferase RsmH, whose translation is MNTPWTHTTVMLNEAVEALLSGSTAATGTYVDATFGRGGHARAILARLAPEGRLIAFDKDAEAVAEAARISDARFSIRHQGFRSLGELPDASVAGVLMDLGVSSPQIDNPVRGFSFRFDGPLDMRMDTTRGESVADWLATAELQQIAEVIRDYGEERFAVQIAKAIVARRQERGAISTTTELAELVAGAVKTREPGQNPATRTFQAFRIFINAELEELQQALEASLSVLQPGGRLAVISFHSLEDRIVKQFIARHSKEVYDRRAPFAAPKAMKLRALERIKPSAEEVSGNPRSRSAILRVAERTAESV
- the ftsL gene encoding cell division protein FtsL, producing the protein MARLNLLLLLAVVASALYLVHTQYLSRQLYTELDRTQQEARRLELDHDRLQVEKRAQATPLRVEKLAKEQLQMRTTTPAITQYVRPDGTVIPAVVAPPPAPPATPAAKPVARTQR
- a CDS encoding penicillin-binding protein 2, translated to MSRRSVRYTTSPLLASKTPVWRSKFIVAGIAFGFVVLAGRAAYVQVFNNSFFQRQGEVRFARTLELPANRGRILDRNGLILASSVVAPSIWAIPEDIERDDPEVRAKLKQVAKLLEMPQKDFDKKLEDEDKTFVWIKRQVDEPIAKQIAALNLKGIYQRKEYKRQYPEGEAAAHVVGFTNVEDNGQEGIELSFNKELAGKAGSRRVIKDRLGRVVEGVGEQVPPVDGKDIQLSVDSKVQFFAYQKLRDAVTARKAKAGSVVVLDAVTGEVLALANYPSYVPDKRQNLTGEQLRNRALTDTFEPGSTMKPITVAMALEAGRVKPSTLIETSPGRFQLGGFTISDTHNYGTLTVEGVIQKSSNVGALKIAQKMTPHEMWDTYTALGYGQKPQIQFPGAVTGRLRPWKTWKPVEQATMAYGYGLSASLFQMAHSYTAFAHDGAIIPVTILKSTESPVGVRVFSPSNALAVRKMLQMAAGPGGTGTRAQTIGYSVGGKSGTAHKQVGKGYASNKYRAWFTGMAPIEKPRIIVGVMIDEPSDGQYFGGVAAAPVFSEVVQQTLRMMNVPPDLAVKPLVVTQGVDESF
- a CDS encoding Mur ligase family protein, which encodes MLTLTSPSLAALWLKERVQGALHADSRPVGAGDGFIAWPGAATDGRRHVASALAQGAAACLVEHQGVEAFGFDGDERIASYPGLKAATGPIASAFYDDPSAALEVLAVTGTNGKTSTAWWLAESLSALAVPGGVRAPRLDGSAERGVPSPCAVMGTLGIGVPPELVYTGLTTPDPVMMQRELRALVERGFGACAIEASSIGIAERRLDGARIAVAVFTNFTQDHLDYHGSMEAYWQAKAELFRWPGLRAAVINIDDVHGASLCANLLEAGIGALDVWTVSAAGAPARLMARDVGYDAQGLRFSVAEHDNDAVERMSTGLIGQYNVANLLGVLGTLRALGLSLAQAVTACAGLTSVPGRMERVGAAANAPLAVVDYAHTPDALDKALAGLRPLAQQRGGALWCVFGCGGDRDPIKRPMMAAVAERQADRVIVTSDNPRSENPDAIISQVLLGLARPEAAQVQPDRAAAIADAIAQAAPQDVVLLAGKGHEAWQEIAGQRIPFSDRIHALDALTRRGAA